In Gemmatimonadaceae bacterium, one DNA window encodes the following:
- a CDS encoding BamA/TamA family outer membrane protein codes for MRLRLTLALATVALAAAATSLPAQQYFGQNQVQYRHFRWRVLETEHFTIHFYPEEETAITDAARMAERAYERLSRVLGHQFREKKPIILFASRSDFGQNNVTGDLGEGVGGVTEAGRHRLLLPFTGDYRSFEHVLAHELTHSFQYDIFARGKAGQGIERLQRADPPLWFMEGMAEYLSIGPEHPLTSAWIRDAVVNGTLPTIAQMTERPDKYFPYRFGEAVWQYIGQRFGDEAVGELLQAITTIGVERAFRRELGISTEQLSDEWREAMQTKYLPTVATLNRPSAFATPLLTPRNTRGEIFLAPALSPDGKYIAFLANGDPKRGDYFIDLWLGDGVTGKRIKKLVQSTTNPNFEELRLLYSQSSFSNDGTRLAFTGQRQGKDVLYIIDVRNQRTLKRIDLPIDGAMSPSWSPDDRRLVFSGARGGITDLYMVDVDGKNFRQLTNDKYGDLQPSWSPDGTRVVFASERGVLDLDILRLGGWRMSMLDLASGEVTLLPGQAGHNLNPQWSPDGQSIAFISDRTGIPNVFLYEVGSATHYQLTNVVSGVNAITEYSPAISWARQADRLAMVYYENGDYSVWTVTNPRSLRGEPFRAVAHAPAAATPVTPVPVVEEPARPDQSSVYRAPEGSRASARLSAAEIEAEDRPASISELIAQPEAALPDITRFKEYKYRPAFRADYIAQTDIGYTPNYMGSSGFAGGTTIIFSDLLGNHQIAASANVNGRLQDASAFLAYTNMSRRLQYATGGFLQPLILPVDNGTLYENPETGGFTVQQLFARYVQKNVFAASMYPLNRFTRFELGAQFNSISREIFVFQYDIFPGGFVGSPLLETVDKAPSLNYFSPNVAFVTDNAFFGYTGPLTGKRMRLELTPSFGSVQRMDYLADARGYLPIIPNTLTFATRLLGAVATGRDEDLFPKYIGRPDFVRGYDRANFYGGLAECNEFLGTGVAGRASSACSTAELVGSRVVVANAEFRFPLIRRFDIGSSFGLPPLDAVVFYDAGLAWTKGQQVSLSKPDDYDYTLHRVPMTSWGAGLRMNLFGLAVLRFDYAIPLTLPERKGNWTFSLGPSF; via the coding sequence ATGAGACTGAGACTTACTCTCGCGCTCGCGACCGTCGCGCTGGCCGCCGCGGCCACGTCCCTTCCCGCGCAGCAGTACTTCGGGCAGAACCAGGTGCAGTACCGCCATTTCCGCTGGCGCGTGCTCGAGACGGAGCACTTCACGATCCATTTCTACCCCGAGGAAGAGACCGCGATCACCGACGCGGCCAGGATGGCCGAGCGGGCGTACGAGCGGTTGTCGCGGGTGCTCGGCCACCAGTTCCGCGAGAAGAAGCCGATCATCCTCTTTGCGTCGCGCTCCGACTTCGGCCAGAACAACGTCACCGGCGACCTGGGCGAGGGAGTGGGCGGAGTCACGGAGGCGGGCCGCCATCGCCTGCTCCTGCCGTTCACGGGCGACTACCGCAGCTTCGAGCACGTCCTGGCGCACGAGCTGACCCACTCGTTCCAGTACGACATCTTTGCGCGCGGCAAGGCCGGCCAGGGCATCGAGCGGCTCCAGCGGGCGGATCCCCCGCTCTGGTTCATGGAAGGAATGGCCGAGTACCTGTCGATCGGCCCGGAGCACCCGCTGACGTCGGCGTGGATCCGCGACGCCGTCGTCAACGGTACGCTGCCGACGATCGCGCAGATGACCGAGCGCCCGGACAAGTACTTCCCGTACCGCTTCGGTGAGGCGGTCTGGCAGTACATCGGCCAGCGCTTCGGCGACGAAGCCGTCGGCGAGCTGCTGCAGGCGATCACCACCATCGGCGTCGAGCGCGCGTTCCGGCGCGAGCTCGGAATCTCCACGGAGCAGCTCAGCGACGAATGGCGCGAGGCGATGCAGACCAAGTATCTGCCCACGGTCGCCACGCTCAACCGGCCGAGCGCCTTCGCCACCCCGCTGCTCACCCCGCGGAACACGCGCGGCGAGATCTTCCTCGCGCCGGCGCTCTCGCCCGACGGCAAGTACATCGCGTTTCTCGCCAACGGCGACCCGAAGCGCGGCGACTACTTCATCGATCTGTGGCTCGGTGACGGCGTCACCGGCAAGCGCATCAAGAAGCTGGTGCAGAGCACGACCAACCCGAACTTCGAGGAGCTGCGGCTGCTCTACTCGCAGAGCAGCTTCTCCAACGACGGCACCCGGCTGGCCTTCACCGGCCAGCGCCAGGGCAAGGACGTGCTGTACATCATTGACGTGCGCAATCAGCGCACGTTGAAGCGGATAGATCTGCCGATCGACGGCGCGATGAGCCCGTCCTGGTCGCCCGACGACCGCCGGCTCGTGTTCAGCGGCGCGCGCGGCGGGATCACCGACCTGTACATGGTGGACGTGGACGGCAAGAACTTCCGCCAGCTCACCAACGACAAGTACGGCGATCTGCAGCCGTCGTGGTCGCCCGACGGTACGCGCGTCGTGTTCGCGTCGGAGCGCGGCGTCCTGGATCTCGACATCCTGCGCCTTGGCGGGTGGCGGATGAGCATGCTGGACCTCGCTTCTGGCGAGGTGACGCTCCTCCCCGGACAGGCGGGACACAACCTGAACCCGCAGTGGTCGCCCGACGGCCAGTCCATCGCCTTCATATCGGACCGTACCGGAATTCCGAACGTCTTTCTGTACGAGGTGGGCAGCGCGACGCACTACCAGCTCACCAACGTCGTCTCGGGCGTCAACGCCATCACCGAGTACAGCCCCGCGATCTCCTGGGCGCGGCAGGCGGACCGGCTGGCGATGGTGTACTACGAGAACGGCGATTACAGCGTGTGGACGGTCACGAATCCGCGCTCGCTGCGCGGCGAGCCGTTCCGCGCCGTGGCGCACGCTCCGGCCGCCGCGACTCCGGTGACGCCGGTCCCGGTCGTCGAGGAGCCCGCGCGTCCGGATCAGAGCTCGGTGTATCGCGCTCCTGAGGGATCGCGGGCATCGGCGCGGCTCAGCGCCGCCGAGATCGAGGCCGAGGACAGGCCGGCCAGCATCAGCGAGCTGATCGCGCAGCCCGAAGCCGCGCTGCCCGACATCACGCGCTTCAAGGAATACAAGTACCGGCCCGCGTTCCGCGCCGACTACATAGCGCAAACCGACATCGGCTACACGCCGAACTACATGGGCTCGAGCGGGTTCGCCGGCGGGACGACGATCATCTTCAGCGACCTGCTCGGGAACCACCAGATCGCGGCGTCGGCGAACGTGAACGGCCGGCTCCAGGACGCGAGCGCGTTCCTCGCGTACACCAACATGAGCCGCCGGCTGCAGTACGCGACCGGAGGTTTCCTCCAGCCGCTGATCCTGCCGGTCGACAACGGAACCCTGTACGAGAACCCGGAGACGGGCGGCTTCACAGTTCAGCAGCTTTTTGCCCGGTACGTGCAGAAAAACGTCTTCGCCGCCTCGATGTATCCGCTGAACCGGTTCACGCGGTTCGAGCTGGGGGCGCAGTTCAACAGCATCTCCCGCGAGATCTTCGTCTTCCAGTACGACATCTTCCCGGGCGGCTTCGTGGGCTCGCCGCTCCTCGAGACCGTGGACAAGGCGCCGAGCCTCAACTACTTCTCGCCGAACGTCGCCTTCGTCACGGACAACGCGTTCTTCGGTTATACGGGACCGTTGACCGGCAAGCGCATGCGCCTCGAGCTGACGCCGAGTTTCGGTTCCGTGCAGCGGATGGACTACCTGGCAGACGCCCGCGGCTACCTCCCGATCATTCCCAACACGCTGACGTTCGCGACCCGGCTGCTGGGTGCGGTGGCGACGGGACGGGACGAAGATCTTTTCCCGAAATACATCGGGCGGCCGGACTTCGTGCGGGGATACGACCGGGCGAACTTCTACGGCGGCCTGGCGGAGTGCAACGAGTTCCTGGGCACCGGCGTGGCCGGACGCGCGAGCAGCGCCTGCAGCACGGCGGAGCTGGTCGGCAGCCGCGTGGTGGTAGCCAATGCTGAGTTCCGCTTCCCGCTGATCCGGCGGTTCGACATCGGATCCAGCTTCGGGCTCCCGCCGCTCGACGCGGTCGTGTTCTACGACGCCGGCCTGGCGTGGACCAAGGGGCAGCAGGTGTCGCTCAGCAAGCCGGACGACTACGACTACACGCTCCACCGCGTGCCGATGACGAGCTGGGGCGCCGGGCTTCGAATGAACCTGTTCGGGCTCGCGGTGCTGCGCTTCGACTACGCGATTCCGCTCACGTTGCCCGAGAGGAAGGGCAACTGGACGTTCTCGCTGGGGCCAAGCTTTTAG
- the rsfS gene encoding ribosome silencing factor — MASTDPNGVAAAQRAAALCLDMKANDVVVLDLRKVTDMTDCFVIASGTSDTHVRSVGEHVIAELKKEGIRLHHVEGLEQGRWVLLDYVDFVVHLFHPTLRSFYQLERLWSDAEAIEISPEGALQ, encoded by the coding sequence ATGGCGTCAACCGACCCTAACGGCGTAGCAGCAGCGCAACGAGCGGCAGCGCTCTGCCTCGACATGAAAGCGAACGATGTGGTGGTGCTGGACCTGAGAAAAGTGACCGACATGACGGACTGCTTCGTCATAGCCAGTGGGACGTCGGATACGCACGTCCGCTCGGTCGGCGAGCACGTCATCGCGGAGCTGAAGAAGGAAGGCATCCGGCTACATCACGTCGAAGGGTTGGAGCAAGGCCGCTGGGTTCTGCTCGATTACGTCGATTTCGTGGTCCATCTCTTTCACCCAACGCTGCGCTCCTTCTACCAGCTGGAACGGCTCTGGAGCGACGCCGAAGCGATCGAGATCAGTCCCGAGGGGGCACTGCAATGA
- the rplI gene encoding 50S ribosomal protein L9, which translates to MEVILRQAVDNLGHTGDIVNVSAGFARNYLLPRGFAYEATAGNKKRMEQERERLEAAEASRREASEELARKLEPVSLTFSARVGEEGKLFGSVTTADIAHQLEGQGFKIEKRQIELHEPIKALGVYRVPIRVHADVRAEIKVWVIKQ; encoded by the coding sequence ATGGAAGTCATTCTCAGACAGGCCGTCGACAACCTCGGCCACACCGGCGACATCGTGAACGTGTCCGCGGGCTTCGCCCGGAACTACCTCCTGCCCCGCGGCTTCGCCTACGAGGCGACCGCCGGCAACAAGAAGCGGATGGAGCAGGAGCGCGAGCGGCTAGAGGCCGCCGAGGCATCGCGGCGGGAAGCCTCCGAAGAGCTGGCCAGGAAGCTGGAGCCGGTCTCGCTGACCTTTTCCGCGCGAGTCGGCGAGGAAGGCAAGCTGTTCGGCTCGGTCACCACGGCCGACATCGCCCACCAGCTCGAGGGCCAGGGTTTCAAGATCGAGAAGCGCCAGATCGAGCTGCACGAGCCCATCAAGGCGCTCGGCGTCTACCGGGTTCCGATCCGCGTCCATGCCGACGTGCGCGCGGAGATAAAGGTCTGGGTCATCAAGCAGTAA
- a CDS encoding DUF2232 domain-containing protein — protein sequence MTAAPAPEPPKQRWRGLIFALIGFIVVSIVPVLGFYAPVKAWHVMLTTIIAACAVVGWIRGAPAMTAVVWLAAALWLLFRPGVDGDAYYWLERGWILLVAGIFGLAAVLGPDRPFFGRALLTVVAGFVIALAVLGARAGSFERLQAIVSGEFVTRNQATLEAFDAGADEIVGAAASSERVAQNLERTKERLRIAPQISGVLAPALLALQTLAALALGWAVFQRLSRVRIGPPLAPLRNFRFNDQLVWGLAVGLTILLLPAFAEAQAVGLNLVVFFAMLYFVRGLGVLAWVTKGGVFVVLAVLFSLFPPALGALGLSDTWLDWRSRAKAA from the coding sequence ATGACGGCCGCACCAGCACCGGAGCCCCCGAAGCAGCGCTGGCGCGGACTCATCTTCGCGCTGATCGGCTTCATCGTCGTCAGCATCGTGCCGGTGCTGGGCTTTTACGCGCCGGTGAAGGCATGGCACGTCATGCTGACGACGATCATCGCGGCCTGCGCCGTGGTAGGCTGGATTCGCGGCGCGCCCGCGATGACGGCCGTGGTGTGGCTCGCCGCCGCGCTCTGGCTGCTGTTCCGTCCCGGTGTCGACGGCGACGCGTACTACTGGCTCGAGCGCGGCTGGATCCTGCTCGTTGCGGGCATCTTCGGCCTGGCCGCCGTCCTCGGGCCGGATCGTCCGTTCTTCGGCCGCGCGCTCCTCACCGTGGTGGCGGGCTTCGTCATCGCGCTGGCCGTGCTCGGCGCGCGCGCGGGCTCGTTCGAGCGGCTCCAGGCGATCGTCTCGGGCGAGTTCGTCACCCGCAATCAGGCGACGCTCGAAGCGTTCGACGCCGGCGCGGACGAGATCGTCGGCGCGGCTGCGAGCTCGGAACGCGTGGCGCAGAACCTCGAGCGCACCAAGGAGCGGCTGCGCATCGCGCCCCAGATCTCGGGGGTGCTCGCGCCGGCGCTGCTCGCGCTCCAGACGCTGGCCGCGCTCGCCCTCGGCTGGGCAGTGTTCCAGCGGCTGAGCCGCGTGCGAATAGGCCCGCCGCTCGCCCCGCTGCGCAACTTTCGCTTCAACGATCAGCTGGTCTGGGGGCTGGCCGTGGGGCTGACCATCCTCCTGCTGCCGGCGTTCGCGGAAGCGCAGGCGGTCGGGCTGAATCTCGTCGTATTTTTCGCGATGCTCTATTTCGTCCGCGGCCTCGGCGTGCTGGCCTGGGTCACCAAGGGCGGCGTGTTCGTCGTGCTGGCCGTTCTCTTCTCGCTCTTCCCGCCGGCGCTTGGAGCGCTCGGACTTAGTGACACCTGGCTGGATTGGAGAAGCCGAGCCAAGGCTGCCTGA
- the rpsR gene encoding 30S ribosomal protein S18, which yields MRRPQKSCPFCETRVRFVDYKDDRTLGRFITDHGKILPSRLSGTCARHQRQLATAIKRARFLSLIPYTRGHTA from the coding sequence ATGAGACGACCACAGAAATCCTGCCCGTTCTGCGAGACCCGCGTCCGCTTCGTCGACTACAAGGACGACCGCACGCTCGGCCGCTTCATCACGGACCACGGCAAGATTTTGCCGAGCCGGCTGAGCGGAACCTGTGCCCGGCACCAGCGCCAGCTCGCGACGGCGATCAAGCGGGCCCGCTTCCTCTCGCTGATTCCTTATACGAGGGGTCACACCGCCTGA
- the rpsF gene encoding 30S ribosomal protein S6, with the protein MPRAYEAVYIFDSTLEDAAINEKLERFHSLLHIEGDIAVDHWGRRQLAYPIGHKENGYYAIARFEADPTVLPEYERALKLDDGLVRHLISLHEHEVGAPALTQEELAAAALRRDDDDDDED; encoded by the coding sequence ATGCCCCGCGCATACGAGGCGGTGTACATCTTCGACTCCACGCTCGAAGATGCCGCCATCAATGAGAAGCTCGAGCGCTTCCATTCACTGCTGCACATCGAAGGCGACATCGCCGTCGACCACTGGGGTCGCCGCCAACTCGCCTACCCCATCGGCCATAAGGAGAACGGCTACTATGCGATCGCCCGCTTCGAGGCCGATCCCACCGTTCTGCCCGAATACGAGCGCGCGCTCAAGCTCGACGACGGGCTCGTTCGCCACCTGATCAGCCTGCACGAGCACGAGGTCGGCGCGCCCGCGCTGACGCAGGAAGAGCTGGCCGCCGCCGCGCTCCGCCGCGACGACGATGACGACGACGAGGATTGA
- a CDS encoding protein kinase, translating to MPADLRAQLESSFRGQYTIERELGGGNMARVFVATDHGLGRRVVIKVLSGELAEGLSVKRFSREIRLAASLQQANIVPVLSAGEAGGVPHYTMPYVEGSSLRERLALEGGPSLVETLGILRDLARALAYAHDRGVVHRDIKPENVLLSGGAAVVTDFGIAKALANARGEPAGPATGGTGTVTQSGVAVGTPAYMAPEQIAGDPQVDHRADLYSFGCVAYELIAGEPPFAGRSIQALFTAHLTEQPAPVTEKHPECPRALARLVMSCLEKDPAARPQSAHEILTALNTVATHATPVERFWHARTRRQRLAVSGLLLLVALGATAFVVSARIQSMRAESAALSVAVVPFLNLSGDPAHEYLGDGMADELATALGKVPGIRIASRSLGYRYKGRRDLDAREMGRALSANYVLQGSVRPVRDRIRVSVQLTNAADNSETWSETYDRAGADAFAVQNDVANAVVDALRRRLRLAPEAVAAAVPARGTSSAQAYDAYLRGRYLLRRRGAGTRQAAEHFERSIALDSNFAAAHAALALALELLPYFEPVDARALGVRAMRVARRALALDSSLAEAHTALAMAYQHSYRWAEAEREYRRAVAAGPADPDTHIQYGRFRWYTGRLSDALPAFERARAIDPYSAVASAWVGHLLFLSGRRSAGMIELRRALEFEPVNPPALVMMAEAFRLQGQRDSSRVYAERLWRGVPAWRPVAAAALAELGEADRALAWLRAFETGPAPEHTVINAIGVYAGLRDSTRMLAAMEEATRRGEIWPTYFSLNEPRFDFVRSSGRFAAIVRGAGLDERLFTAPGAGRSQ from the coding sequence ATGCCGGCTGATCTCCGCGCGCAACTCGAATCCAGTTTTCGCGGCCAGTACACCATCGAGCGCGAGCTCGGTGGCGGTAACATGGCGCGCGTCTTCGTGGCTACGGATCACGGCCTCGGGCGCCGCGTAGTTATCAAGGTGCTGTCCGGCGAGCTCGCGGAGGGGCTCTCCGTCAAGCGCTTCAGCCGCGAGATCAGGCTCGCGGCCTCGCTCCAGCAGGCGAATATCGTTCCCGTCCTCTCCGCCGGCGAAGCGGGTGGTGTGCCGCACTACACGATGCCGTATGTGGAAGGGTCGTCGCTCCGCGAGCGGCTCGCGCTGGAGGGCGGGCCGTCACTCGTGGAGACTCTCGGAATCCTGCGCGACCTGGCCCGCGCGCTGGCATACGCGCACGACCGTGGCGTCGTACATCGGGACATCAAGCCGGAGAACGTGCTGCTCTCCGGCGGTGCGGCGGTGGTGACCGATTTCGGAATCGCCAAGGCGCTGGCGAATGCGCGCGGGGAGCCCGCCGGCCCTGCGACTGGCGGAACGGGCACCGTGACACAGTCGGGGGTAGCCGTCGGCACGCCGGCCTACATGGCTCCGGAGCAGATCGCGGGTGACCCGCAGGTGGATCACAGGGCGGATCTGTATTCTTTTGGCTGCGTCGCCTACGAGCTCATAGCCGGAGAGCCGCCTTTCGCCGGACGCTCGATACAGGCGCTATTCACGGCGCACCTTACCGAGCAGCCTGCGCCAGTCACGGAGAAGCATCCGGAGTGTCCCCGCGCGCTCGCGCGACTCGTAATGAGCTGTCTCGAGAAGGATCCGGCCGCGCGGCCCCAGTCGGCGCACGAGATCCTCACGGCGCTGAACACGGTGGCGACGCACGCGACGCCAGTCGAGCGATTCTGGCACGCGCGCACACGCAGACAGCGCCTCGCCGTTTCCGGGTTGTTGCTGCTGGTCGCGCTCGGCGCTACGGCGTTCGTGGTGAGCGCCCGCATACAGAGCATGCGCGCCGAATCTGCCGCGCTGTCCGTGGCAGTCGTGCCGTTCCTGAATCTCAGCGGCGACCCGGCGCACGAATATCTCGGCGACGGGATGGCCGACGAGCTGGCGACGGCGCTCGGCAAGGTGCCGGGAATCCGCATCGCTTCGCGCAGTCTTGGCTACCGTTACAAGGGGCGGCGTGATCTCGACGCGCGGGAGATGGGACGCGCGCTGTCGGCGAATTATGTGCTGCAGGGATCGGTACGGCCGGTACGGGACCGGATCCGTGTGTCCGTACAGCTCACCAATGCAGCGGACAACAGCGAGACCTGGAGCGAGACTTATGACCGGGCCGGCGCCGATGCGTTCGCCGTGCAGAACGACGTAGCCAACGCCGTCGTGGACGCGTTGCGTCGGCGCCTCCGTCTTGCCCCCGAAGCCGTGGCCGCCGCGGTACCGGCTCGCGGCACCTCCTCCGCTCAGGCGTACGACGCATACCTCCGCGGCCGCTACCTGCTGAGGCGACGAGGGGCAGGCACACGGCAAGCGGCGGAGCACTTCGAGCGGTCGATCGCGCTCGACAGCAACTTCGCCGCGGCGCACGCGGCGCTCGCGCTCGCGCTGGAGCTGTTGCCGTATTTCGAGCCGGTGGACGCGCGCGCACTCGGGGTCCGCGCGATGCGCGTGGCTCGCCGGGCGCTGGCGCTCGACAGCTCGCTCGCGGAGGCACATACCGCTCTGGCCATGGCTTATCAGCATTCGTACCGCTGGGCCGAGGCGGAGCGGGAGTATCGCCGGGCCGTCGCGGCGGGGCCCGCTGATCCGGACACGCACATTCAGTACGGCCGCTTCCGTTGGTACACGGGACGACTCAGCGACGCGCTGCCTGCCTTCGAGAGGGCGCGCGCGATCGACCCGTATTCCGCGGTGGCGTCAGCCTGGGTCGGTCATCTTCTCTTTCTGAGCGGCAGGCGCAGCGCCGGCATGATCGAGCTGCGCCGCGCGCTGGAGTTCGAGCCTGTCAACCCACCGGCACTCGTCATGATGGCTGAAGCATTCCGGTTGCAGGGACAGCGCGACTCCTCCCGCGTGTACGCGGAGCGGCTCTGGAGAGGCGTACCCGCGTGGCGACCCGTCGCGGCGGCCGCGCTGGCCGAGTTGGGTGAGGCCGACCGGGCGCTCGCGTGGCTGCGAGCGTTCGAGACCGGACCGGCGCCCGAACACACCGTGATTAACGCGATTGGGGTATACGCCGGGCTGCGGGACAGCACGCGCATGCTGGCCGCTATGGAAGAGGCGACCCGGCGCGGCGAGATCTGGCCAACTTATTTTTCGCTCAACGAGCCGCGCTTCGACTTCGTGCGAAGCAGCGGACGCTTCGCAGCCATCGTTCGCGGCGCCGGGCTGGACGAGCGCCTATTCACGGCTCCGGGAGCCGGGAGGTCACAATGA
- a CDS encoding alpha/beta hydrolase, translating into MIRVAVVGLAFGIVLSTPVSAQTGEIDAGDARINYLSSGHGHAVVLIHGWALHLREWDDQIRALSPEFRVVAYDRRGFGRSTGFADISADPGDLALLLDTLGIRSAVLVGHSAGADVAYRFAAAFPGRVDGLVLYGGPPPSGFPALPAGPFAQDPRRAIAREHGVDSLMKFVTSLPQFQPGPNRTAATAARLNSIVRQYSGRDLLEDHPLSGRFSPAALDAVRQWRMPILYISGEREAPRWLQVTDSLVRWLPNARRVLVPGGGHGVHFDEPDRFNQALLAFLRELPRDKP; encoded by the coding sequence ATGATTCGAGTTGCGGTGGTTGGACTGGCGTTCGGCATCGTGCTCTCGACGCCTGTCTCCGCGCAGACGGGTGAGATCGACGCCGGTGACGCCCGAATCAACTATTTGTCGTCCGGGCACGGTCATGCCGTGGTACTCATTCACGGGTGGGCGCTGCATCTACGCGAATGGGACGATCAGATCAGAGCGCTGTCCCCGGAATTTCGAGTGGTCGCGTATGATCGGCGCGGATTCGGAAGATCCACCGGCTTCGCCGACATTTCAGCGGACCCCGGGGATCTCGCGCTTCTGCTCGATACGTTGGGAATCCGGTCGGCCGTGCTCGTCGGGCACTCCGCTGGCGCAGACGTGGCATACCGTTTCGCCGCGGCATTTCCGGGGCGAGTGGACGGACTGGTGCTGTACGGCGGTCCGCCGCCCAGCGGCTTTCCGGCGCTTCCCGCAGGTCCGTTTGCGCAAGATCCTCGCAGGGCAATCGCGCGGGAGCACGGTGTCGACTCCTTGATGAAATTCGTCACCTCCTTGCCGCAGTTTCAGCCCGGACCGAACCGGACGGCGGCCACGGCCGCGAGACTGAACAGCATCGTACGCCAATATTCAGGACGCGATCTGCTCGAAGATCACCCTCTATCCGGGCGCTTTTCGCCAGCGGCGCTCGACGCAGTGAGGCAATGGCGGATGCCGATCCTGTACATAAGCGGCGAAAGAGAAGCGCCCCGCTGGTTGCAGGTGACTGATTCGCTCGTGCGGTGGCTGCCGAACGCAAGGAGGGTGTTGGTGCCCGGTGGCGGGCACGGCGTTCATTTCGACGAGCCCGACCGGTTCAATCAAGCGCTGCTCGCGTTCTTGCGTGAACTGCCAAGAGACAAACCGTAA
- a CDS encoding DASS family sodium-coupled anion symporter — protein MTATLTRGRVGLAGGPLLFAVMLLLAPPEGMSLLAWRTAAVGALMATWWITEAIPIPATALLPIVLFPLLGIATVAATTAPYANPVIYLFLGGFLIAMALESCGLHKRMALGVLGVVGTKPANLILGFMVATAFISMWVSNTATVVMMLPMATSVMALARDGDHAAGDTRISAFGVALLLGIAYSASIGGLGTLIGTPPNALLAGFMSETYGVRIGFVEWMFLGVPIVLLALPVAWLLLTKWLHPVGSDPVAGGAAMLREERHALGVMTRAEWTVGTITALTAAAWVTRPIIERWVPAITDTGIAITGALLMFIVPLSWRSPRVALTWKQAERLPWSVLILFGGGLSLAAAIQQTGLAGWIGGELGALAGWPLLLVILVVTAVVIFLTELTSNTATAAAFLPVVASLAVGIGADPLMLAIPTALAASCAFMLPVATPPNAIVYGTGALTVPQMARAGVWLNIFFIVLLPLVVYVLAGRIFT, from the coding sequence ATGACGGCCACTCTCACCCGCGGGCGGGTGGGGCTCGCGGGGGGACCGCTGCTCTTCGCTGTCATGCTTCTGCTGGCGCCGCCCGAGGGCATGTCGCTCCTCGCCTGGCGCACAGCGGCCGTGGGCGCGCTCATGGCGACATGGTGGATCACCGAGGCGATCCCGATCCCCGCGACGGCGCTGCTGCCGATCGTGCTCTTCCCCCTGCTCGGCATCGCGACGGTCGCGGCGACAACGGCGCCGTACGCGAATCCCGTGATCTACCTCTTTCTTGGCGGCTTCCTGATCGCGATGGCGCTCGAGAGTTGCGGGCTGCACAAGCGCATGGCGTTGGGGGTGCTCGGCGTAGTCGGTACGAAGCCGGCCAATCTGATTCTCGGCTTCATGGTCGCCACCGCCTTCATCAGCATGTGGGTGAGCAATACGGCAACCGTCGTCATGATGCTGCCGATGGCCACGTCGGTCATGGCGCTCGCGCGTGACGGTGACCATGCGGCGGGCGACACGCGAATCAGCGCGTTCGGCGTGGCGCTGCTGCTCGGAATCGCGTACTCGGCCAGCATCGGCGGGCTCGGCACACTCATCGGCACGCCGCCAAACGCGCTGCTCGCTGGCTTCATGTCGGAGACGTACGGCGTTCGCATCGGCTTCGTGGAGTGGATGTTCCTCGGCGTGCCGATCGTGCTGCTGGCACTTCCCGTCGCGTGGCTGCTGCTCACCAAGTGGCTGCATCCCGTCGGCTCCGACCCGGTCGCGGGCGGAGCCGCGATGCTGCGCGAGGAGCGGCACGCGCTCGGCGTGATGACGCGGGCCGAATGGACAGTCGGGACGATAACCGCGCTGACCGCGGCGGCGTGGGTGACCCGTCCGATCATCGAGCGGTGGGTGCCCGCGATAACGGATACCGGAATCGCCATAACCGGAGCCCTGCTGATGTTCATCGTGCCGCTGTCATGGCGCTCGCCCCGCGTCGCGCTGACATGGAAGCAGGCCGAGCGCCTCCCGTGGTCGGTGCTCATCCTGTTCGGCGGCGGACTCTCGCTCGCGGCCGCGATCCAGCAGACCGGCCTCGCGGGCTGGATCGGTGGAGAGCTGGGAGCATTGGCCGGATGGCCGCTGCTGCTGGTGATCCTGGTGGTGACCGCGGTCGTGATCTTTCTGACCGAGCTGACGAGCAACACCGCGACCGCCGCGGCATTCCTTCCAGTCGTAGCTTCGCTGGCGGTCGGCATAGGAGCGGACCCCTTGATGCTCGCGATTCCGACCGCGCTCGCCGCGAGCTGCGCGTTCATGCTGCCGGTCGCCACGCCGCCGAACGCGATCGTCTATGGCACCGGCGCGCTCACGGTCCCACAGATGGCGAGAGCCGGGGTGTGGCTGAACATCTTCTTTATCGTCCTGCTTCCGCTGGTCGTTTACGTCCTCGCGGGGAGGATCTTCACTTAG